TTGATTGAATTTTTCGTATCTATGTACATGAAGATGAGCAGACGGCCGCGTATTCTTCAATGCAAGCTCAATATCTTCTGTCGTTACTGGACCAACTTCAGGCAACTCTGCACATTTCCCCCCAAAAGGGTCAAAAAGGTTCGACTGAATCACTGACTTTATAATGGAGCAGTaggatcattttttttatgcatgaaacttattgcatatttttatgtgacaTTGAAGGTGCCATGGAGGCATATAAACTATTCTTTCGTTGCTACATTTTCTTTATATAGGTTCGGTTTTTCAGCTACCTGATGCAAAGCATACAAGTCTACAGAACATAAAGTCTAGAATTGTAAGGTCCTATCTCTatctctgtcccataataagtGTATTCCTGATATTCAAATTTGTCCCACAAAGATACATTGTGGAATAATTGTCCTATCAATCATCTCATATTCAAATCTCTATCTATTTTACTTCTCACTCCATACAATCTTCTTATTTAATGGGgcatttaattttgttgtaaCTAATTTGACTCCACAGTGTTAGAAATGCACTTATATTAGGACAGAGAGAGTACTAAACAAAGAAATACGTCTATAAGTTCCCTGGTAAGCACATGATTTTTGTTCTTGTACACACAACTGGAAGGTAAGAAATCACAAGTTGAAGACAATAGATCACGTACCATCCTCAGGTACTTCTTCTTGCCTTCCTTCAAGAACCGCCATTAACCTTCTAAGGGGTTGCATTGCGGCCTCCTTGCACACGAGGCGTATATCAGAGCCTGAATATCCTTCAGTTTTCTCCACAAGAACATCATATGGAATCTTGATTGTGCCAGGAATAGATGGTAAGAGCTCTTCAAACATACCATGTCTAGCTTCTGGTTCTGGTAAAGGCACAAGAATCTAATTGGACGAGTTAAGGACAAATTTCCCTTTTTAGGTGGCGAAATCGAGTGTGGTCCTATATACAAACTCGAGTATCCCAACAAGAAGATACAAGAATCCAGTTTGAGTATTCAATGGAGCCAGCACTAGAGTTGCGACGGTCTTACAAGTGGTTGAAAATGAAGGTTATCTTTGGTGTGTGGCAGGAAATTCTGCTCTCCAAAAGCTCCTTAGCAGGGCGGCTATCCTAGATAGCCAGTTGTAGCAAGTTGGGCTAGTGTGGTTCTGTTTTGAGCGagttgattgtttgttttttttcctgttttttctgttttctatTTGTACTGTTCCGTTTATTTCCCCTTTTGAAATGAAATGCAGCTCTCCTGCGTTTtcgaggaaagaaaaaagtttttaacaGTTTTTAGGGCAAATAGTAACTTCAATAACAAACCTATGATGTGTCAGTTACAAGATTGTTTGAGAAAAAGGATACACGTTTCTCCAAACGACGCAACATTGCTGCATCCAATTCCCATGGCAAATTTGTGGCGGCCAGAACAAAAACAAGATCATCTGTCTTAGTTAACCCATCCATCTGCAGCAACAAAATGTTATGAGAAACAACTATAGCACCCAGCAAGAGCACATTATCAGAATTCAATACTATTTAATAACAGAATCCCACGTGCCAAGATATGTGATATCTGAAGAGTTTGTTCTTTGTTAATTTTCTTCAATGAAGTTATGTTCACACTTTATGGTTGAGAAACACACACTTAGGAAGCACCGAGTGTTTCAGCATAATCACTTCATAAAGCCTCAGGAATGCTACCTGTATTAGTAGTTCAGTCTTCAATCGCCGACTGGCTTCATGTTCACTACGAGCTTCGCCACGTTGGCTAATAATAGCATCAATCTCATCAAGAAAAATGGTGGATGGTGCATGATGCCTTGCAAGCTCAAATAAGACTTTCACTAGTTTCTCCGAGTCACCTACACCATTCCAACTATTAGGAAGAATTATTATAACACCACTATAAATGGGGAAAGGACAGAATATAATTATGATAAAGATGTGTGCTAGAGGTTATAACTTATAAGTTCGATCTAGTCAGATACAGATTCATCCATCTGCAATAGAAAGAGGGAATTATATAGTTCAACATATCTGTTCTTCCATATGATGGGTGGAGAGAATGAAGTGATAGTTCCACCAAGGTTAGTGCCATTGGATATACAGTTCCATAAAATGTACAGGCAGGGTGACAGTATTAGACTAATAGGGCTCTGGTGATAATAGGGAGCAAGTGGCCAACAATGACTATGGAAGACCTACACCATTGGGTATTTGGGTGCTACAACATGGTGTTGAAAGTTGCAGGGAATATTATATGGTTTTGTTAAGTTCAAAAGTAGAGTGTCATAGGTTAGCATCCTTGGAGCAGTGTCATGCACAACAGTGCCAGTACAGGAGGCCAACGGACAATCAAATTCAGTGAGTCATTATAGAGAGaaggaaatgaaaaaaaaatcaagaattatGAATGTTGGAGAGGTCAAACAAATTCAGTGAGTCATTCTCGGTGAGATCGATTTTTCATCTGTCCAAGCTGGCGTCCAGACATCTGCTATGCACGCGTCttgaaggggaaaaaaggcaGGTGAGCAGGCAGGTCTATCAGCAGCTTATACATCATCTACTAATGCCAGCACCAGCATGGTTCccgaaaataaaaaaagataaagatcAGGAGAAGACCTGACCGATTTGTACATAAGTACATTCCTCAATCCGGTGATTTTGGCTGCATCCACACAGCCATTTCACGGCGAGTTTGAAGTATGGTATTCTGCTCCTGTTCAAAACGAGCGAGATTCTCGATGTTCTCAAGCTTGATTGGTGTTCAGTTTAGACCTAGAGACTATTTGACGGATAGTGATTTTATCAACATGAGGTTTTTGGTGCTCTATGATTTTATGCTACAAGGAAAATCCGCCTCAAGGTGGAGATAGTTAGATATATGATCCatttaaatatgcaatatatttggattataatattagtttcctaatatgaCTTCTACTCTTTTTCTATTAGGACTCTCGGAGTTTCCTAATAAGACTTAGTTTTTTCCCTATTATGACTCAGATTTCCATTTTATTCTCTTGTAAGATGCATGGGAACGGTATGACAACCCGTTGTTATTCTCCTACGTTGTGTAACCATATAGTGGTTATTGCCGATTGACTCCCTTGGTTTTTTCCCATAAGGTTTTCCACGTGAAAATTCTATGTCTCAGTTGTATGTATATTTTCCTAACAGCACTGGAGTTTAAGGGTGCATTTAAGTAGTAACAATGAATAGTTAACTATGGACATCTTTAATACTGGAAAAACATGAACGAGCTTTCATGAATCTTGGAAGGATAAATGTTATCCAATGTAAATCTATAGCGATTTGCTAATATGAATTACTAAAAAGACATAAACAGAAGATGAAgcgcaaaaagaaaaaaaccaatgCATGTATTACATATTACATGATGAGTTGGTGGTACTAGCATTGCAACATGACAACATGTAAAATCCAAGAACGACACTAGaattaaaaaggaataaatGCAATTAAAGTAATGTCATACCACGCCACTTGCTGACAATTGATGAGGCTGAAATATTGAAGAAGGTGGTTTTGCACTCAGTAGCCACAGCTTTTGCTAGCATTGtctgaaacaaaatatattaaaactattatatCAAGAGCACATGATCAGTGACTATATAGCATGACAAGCCACGTACCGGGTGGAAAAGGAGTTGATACAAAACGAAACAGATGAAAACAAGTACATACAGAAACGCAATAAACTAATACATTCTGTAgcactttaaaaaaaaacaaggcaaAAACAGAACAGACCAAGGCAACATGTTGTAGGTATTAAATGTTTAACTATATGTGTAAAATAGCTTAGTTATCCATGATCTTTGATAGATAAATGCTTAGGTGAATCCCATTAGAGCATTTCAAATGGCTGTTTAAAGATTCTTATGCAAGGCAGCGCTCATATTAAACAAAGATATTTCACCATATAATTCATCCAGTGCAGTCCATGATGAACAATAACATCTAAAGAAAATACAGATTTAGCAATGTACAAGAAAGGCTCCTGGCTCGGCATCTAAACAGTATATAGATAACAGTAATCTTAGCATATACAAGTATACAACTAAAAAGGAACGAATTAAATGATTTCTGTAAGGTGCAAACCTTTCCTGTTCCTGGTGGACCAAAAAGTAATATACCTTTCCAAGGTGATAACAGACCTGTGAAGTACCTGtagttcaaaaaaataaaatcattgaGAACCAATGATAAGTCCAAATCATTGATGTCTAATACAAGATATAACAGCAATTAGATAGGTCAATTTGGGAAGTTTTTCCTGAATCTAATTAGCagaaacaaatatagaaaacatCTGGTGTAACAACTAGCGAAATGAAATAATTGCCTGACAGGTACAAGTTTTACATCAAAAACCTTTTTTCGAGATGATACCAAAAAGCTTTTTGGTACGAAAGGACACTGTCGGACTGCCTTTCACAATGATTAATGAATTATTCGCAAAAGCAGCCAGGTGACAATTCTTCAGCCAAGATGAACAAAGTTTTTGGATCAGTCCATGGTGTGTTAGCTCCCACTTTTTGCCATTACATGTATCTCACAGTTGCTACCAATACATTAATCTTAAAGCACAGGAGGGCACTCTAGCAGGAGGCTGAAAGAGTTGTAGTAAATGGTATGCGATGTACTATCATGACTAATAGCGATAGCTTAAATGCAATATTGGGCAGAACTGATATGACCTTTTAAATATGCAAACATGGCTATGCTGATACGCGAAGCATCACACATCACAAATTTTGATGCAAAAATGTTACAATTTTTTGGGCCATGCATGTCAAAAGGTATGAACAATTTTCCAGAAAATGTTAAACGACGAAGTTACCTTTTTTCAGAAGTGTTTGGATTATTTTCCTATGCTATATGTTAATAAAAGGAAGTtaggaagagaaaaatatttatggtatTGCAAGTCATATCAAgaatttaagattttattaACAGAAAATAAATCTAGGTTGTGGATATATATCATTTCACTATTTCAGTGAGCAGACAAAGCTTACTTGGGGTATTTTATAGGCATCACAACTGCTTCTTTCAGAAGACGCTTCGCATTCTCCAAACCTTTAATGCTTTCCCATTTGACATCTGGACTTCCATGAATTATATCCCTGCAGGCATTGCACCCAGAAGGTATGGTGGTAAAGTCTGAATATATTACAGTACCAAATAGATAGGTCTAGCCACATTTGTCAAAAGGCGATGTTACCTCAACAATGTCTCAGCTAAGTTGCGCATTTCTGCAGATTCAAAAGAAGGAAGTAGAGATTTCTGCCTGCAAAGGTTTTCTACATCAGTTATCACAATGATATACATGTGTTAGCATAAATGATAAGTGAAAGAGACTAAGAGAGACATGGGCTGGGGAGTTTTATTTTGGACAGGGGAATTACAAAAATGCTTCGGAATTATGGTTGTATAgaaagggggagggggggggggggatagCCCAGAAACTTCCTTGCAATGCTGGCTAGGGGAGGGCATTTGGTCAGACTGAAGAATTCAGTCTCGGTCTTCGGTTCTTCAACTAAATTTCGGCCATTAGAAACTCAGGACTGATCGGTCTTGAGAAAAATGAGACCGAGAAATTCGGTCTCAGCGTCATAAATGCAAAGAGATCATAGAAATTTTCAATGATTTCATAGCACAAAAAGCACATAAAAAATCTTGAGGGCGACCAAGTGAATACTCATATGGGTTGCATGCCTAGGGGAAGTAGAGATGTGAAAATGAGGGTTTAGTCCGAGGTTGCATTTGGGCATCATTGGTTAATTCGTTCTATTAAGTCTTTCACTACCTGAgcccgtttttttttttggttcagtCTATCTATTTCTGCCCACCCCTAATGGTGGCAGTTATAGGGCATTGTTCGGGATAACCAATATCTAACTTACATAAGGGCAATAAAATACAGCAGttacattatattataaaacaataGCATAACTAGAAAGGAACATAACTAATGGTTACATTTGAGATTCTTAATTTCTTATAGCAAAAACTCTTTTTCATAGCATATGCCAGACAGACAAAGTGcttaacatgcatgcattcagaTAACTATAGCTAGAATATAACTATAAGGTTTCCATTTCTCAGGTTCAATCAACTGAAATAAAATGCATTCTTTTAATCCCATAATAGCTAACACCCAAATTAGAATTGGATCAACCACCTCTGTCTCAATTAGTAAATTTAATCGCACTAATGAGCAAATAATCTTACATTAAACAATACGGGGgaagttgataaaaaaaaatgcagccaAACTGGATGTACTATATACTCCATAGTTAGCAAGGAGTCTTACGGAGGCCCAGCATCAATTGCTCCATTCCGCAGCTCCACCTTCCTCTCCTGACATCaaaacagaaatgaaaaatcacaaaattatcCACAGACAATTGCAAACCAGTATTCATCCATGAAACCGCGGCAACTTAGCATGCAgacgagagagggagagagaagggcgGGCGCACCAGCCGCTCGTACTGCTCGAAGACGGCCAGGTCGGCCCCGCCGTTGGCGCGCACCGCGGCGGGGCGGGAGCTTGTCACGGAGCCGGATCCAAGCGGCCCGATGTGATcggagccgtcgccgtcttcaTCCCCCTTGGGCTCGCGGCGGATGCCGAGGCGAGCCTCGTAGTGGAGCTCGAAGTCCTGCGCCGAGAGCACGCGATCTCAGCACGCGAGACGAGAGAGCGACGAGAAGGAAGGAAACGGCAGAGAGAGGAATCGAGTcacagggagagagagagggccaGAGAGGTTTGCGCGAGCTCACCTCGAAGGTCCATCGGGTAATGGacggctcgtcgtcgccgccggacaTGGCGATCGGATTTGATCGCCCCGCGACCGCGAGGCTGCTTCCCTCGCGCGGTGGGCGGTGCgagagctctcctctcctcggcTCCTCCCGCAGCGGTGGTGGGGGGAGCgagccggcgaggcgaggagagGAGTGGAGGCGTTGGGTTTGGACTTGCCACAACACTACTCGTCGCTACCGGGACAGGCGGGCGAATCaccgcggcgggcggcggggacCACCACTTGAGGCTGACAACGTGGCCATCGGCGCGCCGATACCGACCACGTGGGcagggcccgcgtgtcagtgaCACTAACCTGTACTGGTGcagctgcaggctgcagccaGTCACGTTACTGCTGCCACTGTTAGAATGTACCCATCCATCGTAAAATGGAAATTTCGCGGTGTCGTTGGTCTTATCaatcactttattttttttattttttatttatctattcttTTAATTCTGTccatttctttcttgtttattAGCGCCTTATTATTCCGGTTCCAATTATAAAcgggtttttttaatcaaagtttatttttcatgttgacttttaaatcgttaagaatatgtatataaaaattttattaataatttattgttcatttataaatatataaaaaaccaaacaatcactctaAAAGGTGTGATactattttcttcttaaattttatttctaaaaaatctaaaaaatatatattttgtgatggagGTGGGATAGGTGAATGGTTCCTGCTACTGTCAAAATGTACAGGTGAATT
This is a stretch of genomic DNA from Oryza brachyantha chromosome 1, ObraRS2, whole genome shotgun sequence. It encodes these proteins:
- the LOC102717397 gene encoding katanin p60 ATPase-containing subunit A-like 2, which translates into the protein MSGGDDEPSITRWTFEDFELHYEARLGIRREPKGDEDGDGSDHIGPLGSGSVTSSRPAAVRANGGADLAVFEQYERLERKVELRNGAIDAGPPQKSLLPSFESAEMRNLAETLLRDIIHGSPDVKWESIKGLENAKRLLKEAVVMPIKYPKYFTGLLSPWKGILLFGPPGTGKTMLAKAVATECKTTFFNISASSIVSKWRGDSEKLVKVLFELARHHAPSTIFLDEIDAIISQRGEARSEHEASRRLKTELLIQMDGLTKTDDLVFVLAATNLPWELDAAMLRRLEKRILVPLPEPEARHGMFEELLPSIPGTIKIPYDVLVEKTEGYSGSDIRLVCKEAAMQPLRRLMAVLEGRQEEVPEDELPEVGPVTTEDIELALKNTRPSAHLHVHRYEKFNQDYGSHVLS